In Trichoderma asperellum chromosome 1, complete sequence, a single window of DNA contains:
- a CDS encoding uncharacterized protein (EggNog:ENOG41) — protein MAFHTRVLRDGEWVTETVNLQAALRASAAPQLASEPLPRPPVCGILSQTIVESPVVRWVLPARLRSSTHNDIAFIGDHFVQVSELGRDGQVHDVVRKSDFGHRIRNAVVLGGSLEHGLDDDPYGITVKQEPSPSPSSPGEDGISDDLRVRLLPPQMLVLVLESCQMLFLFVREKPDGGLEFVTSTYENPKLLPYVGYHLAVDPSSRYMAAATPEGIFIVYELVALPELNRQYANREYINPIKSFRIRAVSGVVQKMEFLFPRPEDHHHIILILIIIRRERVNGPPISRMATYEWELGDNLQLILSEERVGTRLPKEHKMPLLLIPLRFKTAFFAVSEFYIGIVKYALSGAPEFEMLPAEPPAPTPLYHGHGDPLWVAWARPFRRKKYLEKTDIIYLAREDGAIIHIEIDAAELLPSVTNVGCLGANIDTAFTSAYDIFSDVLMIGGDSGPGGIWKLAPREDIQQVSILSNWSPVIDMTTTNEFSTWGANNTDLQVGQHQSAAVQQNRVRKQDSIFSASCRGLKGSVVQWRWGIQARIGLDIETGEPIRQAWTFTTHHGNATVLYGLLALPHSSIVLRFSENLDQVDAVPTEDTPFDLTSRTLHAVQVSDTIVQVTETSINVATPTGSSRCLIAEALGIADATAESAFCIGHIVVFSTHANQVSRLHVMRAQEIEFGLTRSWDAQGEVTCVSIFTVSSNTFIVATSMCNGVPWLSIYSTTGEPIVAKAITANSVGQGVSTELEALTSISVADQSTDEIHLVLGTRCGSLITARISDQSPDDISWNTEVIGVARVDVFPSSIPFDEASATFACCDNRLLLLSDFSPKNCKFTNKQFIWLTDSNEPSMPSPPIHSLHRISQNLSGQSGHTSLLILAGSRLLLADFGPQVGNVPRPIPIQGTPTRIIFSQMLNCLVVAMITNNKPTLVFIDPDTGAIISVPTDKDKNPTEYISGLGHREDKIHGLHEWLYKKDGKVFPFIIVTTHHGRLIIVSTEKLDARSREGESRQLRYWTRYKKQLSGPIFSIVGNEEGLLYCVDQTLHWEILDLAERKLKHVKQFQLDSPAIQLRIFKGKLFALTNLHSLEVIDYQSDEGTMELIHCDQASRRTIHMIDVGNPADGYGQWPLTLVSDQAGFITGLWVPLGQRDREFEVVFEGMLAASVRRFLRARSRPLWLVDNTQRRYGTLPSTHDGSDIIGVSLDGSMKQFSLLGLELWRFLLMVQTLAHQNYGMALFDKSAINEKVDVMSIDLQPSPRIMHIDGDLLKRCIQLKALEKIMKSDDTFALFCDHLDALEGGSLTTGFKDEGESKRRKKYFELAYEIFEFLVAPAL, from the exons ATGGCCTTCCATACTAGGGTTTTGAGGGATGGCGAGTGGGTTACTGAAACCGTCAACCTGCAAGCCGCCTTGAGGGCATCTGCCGCTCCACAGCTGGCCTCTGAGCCTCTGCCGCGACCCCCAGTCTGTGGTATTCTATCCCAGACTATTGTTGAAAGCCCTGTTGTTCGATGGGTGCTCCCGGCTCGGCTGCGCTCCAGCACTCATAACGACATTGCTTTCATTGGC GATCACTTTGTCCAAGTCAGCGAGCTTGGAAGAGATGGCCAGGTCCATGATGTTGTTCGCAAGTCCGACTTTGGACACAGAATTCGAAATGCCGTAGTCCTTGGCGGCAGCTTGGAGCATGGATTGGACGACGACCCATACGGTATCACCGTCAAACAAGAGCCAtcgccttctccatcctctccgggagaagatggaattTCCGACGACCTTCGAGTTCGCTTGCTCCCTCCGCAGATGCTCGTGTTGGTACTAGAATCTTGTCAGATGCTGTTCCTCTTTGTGAGGGAAAAGCCTGACGGGGGGCTAGAGTTTGTCACGAGCACATATGAAAATCCTAAGCTGCTGCCTTATGTAGGCTATCACCTTGCTGTGGATCCGTCTTCCCGATACATGGCTGCAGCAACTCCGGaaggcatcttcatcgtATACGAATTGGTGGCCTTACCAGAGCTCAATCGACAGTATGCAAACCGAGAGTACATCAACCCCATCAAATCTTTTCGCATCAGAGCTGTCAGTGGGGTTGTCCAGAAAATGGAGTTTCTATTTCCCCGCCCAGAGGATCATCATCATATTATCCTAATATTGATCATTATTCGAAGAGAGCGTGTCAATGGACCTCCCATCTCTCGTATGGCAACGTACGAATGGGAGTTGGGTGACAATCTTCAACTCATCCTTTCTGAAGAAAGGGTTGGAACTCGGCTTCCTAAAGAGCATAAGatgcctctgctgctcatTCCACTCAGGTTCAAAACGGCCTTTTTCGCCGTCTCCGAGTTCTATATCGGTATTGTAAAATATGCGCTGTCGGGTGCGCCAGAGTTCGAAATGTTACCAGCGGAACCACCTGCGCCTACGCCGCTGTATCATGGGCATGGCGATCCGCTCTGGGTGGCCTGGGCGCGACCCTTTCGCAGGAAGAAATACCTTGAAAAAACGGACATCATTTACTTGGCCCGTGAAGATGGCGCAATCATACATATTGAAATAGATGCGGCTGAATTGCTCCCTTCTGTGACTAATGTCGGATGCTTAGGGGCCAATATCGATACGGCCTTCACTTCGGCTTATGACATCTTTTCAGACGTTCTCATGATTGGCGGAGACTCTGGCCCAGGAGGCATTTGGAAG CTCGCCCCCCGTGAGGACATCCAGCAGGTTAGCATCCTCTCTAACTGGTCTCCCGTTATTGATATGACAACTACGAATGAATTTTCGACTTGGGGTGCGAACAATACGGATCTTCAAGTAGGTCAACACCAGTCAGCAGCCGTACAGCAGAATAGGGTACGAAAACAAGACAGCATATTCAGTGCATCTTGCCGCGGCCTAAAAGGCAGCGTGGTGCAATGGAGATGGGGAATACAAGCTAGAATTGGGTTGGACATTGAAACCGGCGAGCCCATTAGGCAAGCATGGACATTTACAACACATCATGGCAATGCAACAGTGTTGTATGGCCTTCTGGCGCTACCGCACTCATCAATTGTTCTCCGATTCTCAGAAAACCTCGACCAAGTCGATGCGGTTCCTACCGAAGATACACCGTTTGATTTGACATCTAGAACTCTTCACGCTGTTCAAGTGTCAGATACTATAGTTCAGGTCACCGAAACTTCCATTAATGTGGCCACCCCTACAGGAAG TTCACGATGCTTAATTGCCGAAGCCCTTGGTATAGCTGATGCAACAGCAGAGAGTGCTTTTTGCATTGGCCATATTGTAGTATTCTCCACGCACGCCAATCAAGTTTCTCGGCTCCACGTTATGAGAGCCCAGGAAATTGAATTTGGTTTAACAAGAAGCTGGGATGCACAGGGTGAAGTGACTTGCGTGTCGATATTTACAGTCTCGAGCAACACCTTCATTGTGGCTACGTCTATGTGCAATGGAGTTCCATGGCTATCCATCTACTCAACGACTGGGGAGCCTATTGTTGCAAAAGCGATTACAGCTAATTCTG TGGGCCAAGGGGTTAGTACAGAGCTCGAAGCTCTGACGAGCATCTCCGTCGCAGACCAAAGTACCGACGAGATCCATCTTGTCTTAGGTACTCGTTGCGGTAGTCTCATTACTGCTCGAATATCTGACCAATCTCCGGACGATATAAGTTGGAATACTGAAGTTATCGGGGTAGCACGAGTCGATGTGTTTCCCTCCTCGATTCCTTTCGATGAAGCGTCCGCCACATTTGCTTGTTGCGACAATAGATTGCTACTTCTCAGCGATTTTTCTCCGAAGAATTGTAAATTTACCAATAAGCAATTCATTTGGCTAACAGATTCGAACGAGCCATCAATGCCATCACCCCCCATTCACTCACTCCACAGAATATCTCAAAATCTGTCTGGGCAAAGCGGGCATACATCTCTGCTGATACTCGCAGGCTCAAGGCTGCTCTTGGCTGACTTTGGCCCTCAAGTTGGGAATGTGCCCCGGCCTATTCCTATTCAAGGCACCCCAACAAGGATCATATTCTCGCAGATGCTGAATTGCCTAGTTGTTGCCATGATTACCAATAATAAGCCCACGCTGGTATTCATTGATCCTGATACGGGGGCAATCATCTCTGTGCCAACTGACAAGGATAAGAATCCTACCGAATACATTTCTGGTCTGGGCCACCGCGAAGATAAAATACATGGGCTTCACGAATGGCTTTACAAAAAGGACGGCAAAGTATTTCCTTTTATCATCGTTACCACACATCATGGAAGACTCATAATTGTCTCCACGGAAAAGTTGGATGCTCGCTCGCGTGAAGGAGAGAGCAGGCAACTGAGATATTGGACACGATATAAGAAACAACTTTCAGGCCCGATATTTTCAATAGTGGGGAATGAGGAAGGATTGCTGTACTGTGTTGACCAGACACTTCATTGGGAGATCCTCGATCTGGCGGAAAGGAAGCTGAAACATGTGAAGCAGTTCCAATTGGATTCCCCAGCGATTCAACTACGCATATTCAAAGGCAAGCTTTTTGCACTCACAAACTTGCATTCGTTGGAAGTTATAGACTACCAGTCAGATGAAGGCACCATGGAACTCATACATTGCGACCAGGCCTCTAGAAGAACAATTCATATGATAGATGTGGGCAATCCGGCCGACGGCTATGGCCAGTGGCCACTGACTCTTGTATCGGACCAAGCTGGCTTCATAACAGGCCTTTGGGTCCCACTGGGTCAGCGAGATCGAGAGTTTGAAGTTGTATTCGAAGGCATGCTAGCGGCTTCAGTGAGGAGATTCCTACGAGCCCGCAGCAGGCCGCTATGGCTTGTGGACAATACCCAACGGCGCTACGGAACATTACCGAGTACCCATGATGGATCGGATATTATTGGCGTTTCCTTAGATGGTTCCATGAAGCAATTTTCGCTGCTTGGACTTGAGTTGTGGCGATTCTTACTCATGGTCCAGACATTGGCGCACCAAAACTACGGTATGGCTTTGTTTGACAAGTCTGCGATTAACGAGAAGGTGGACGTTATGAGTATAGATTTGCAACCAAGCCCTAGGATCATGCATATCGACGGAGATTTGCTAAAGCGCTGCATACAACTAAAAGCATTGGAAAAGATTATGAAATCCGATGACACCTTTGCCTTATTTTGCGACCACCTCGATGCGCTAGAAGGGGGGAGCCTCACTACTGGATTCAAGGACGAAGGCGAATCGAAGCGGCGAAAGAAATATTTTGAGCTCGCCTATGAGATATTCGAGTTTCTCGTAGCGCCAGCACTGTAA